The following proteins come from a genomic window of Aquimarina sp. MAR_2010_214:
- a CDS encoding porin family protein, protein MKQILLPLIATILFCINSFAQDRPLQSALLGFKGGVNFATVSAKNIDNPEFIIDFYVGFAIEAMLTEKFGFQIETVYSRQGFEFEQSPTTKQGVLKIGYIQVPVLAKAYLFEGFNIQGGLQLGFKVHEKASIDLVRSQLDLNTNTSNRFDFQLVSGIEYKFKNGFFIQARYSYGFSEIIDDSEIHNSVLSAGVGFMFY, encoded by the coding sequence ATGAAACAAATACTTTTACCTCTGATCGCCACAATTTTGTTTTGTATAAATTCATTTGCCCAGGATCGCCCTTTACAATCTGCATTATTGGGTTTTAAAGGAGGTGTTAACTTTGCGACAGTAAGTGCTAAGAATATTGATAACCCAGAGTTTATAATCGATTTTTATGTTGGATTTGCTATAGAGGCTATGCTTACTGAAAAATTTGGATTCCAGATAGAAACGGTTTATTCAAGACAAGGATTTGAATTTGAGCAATCACCCACGACAAAGCAAGGAGTTCTAAAAATAGGATACATACAAGTACCTGTTTTGGCAAAAGCCTATTTATTTGAAGGTTTTAATATACAAGGAGGTCTACAACTAGGATTCAAGGTTCATGAAAAAGCTAGCATTGATCTAGTAAGAAGTCAACTCGATTTAAACACAAATACTAGTAACAGATTTGATTTTCAATTAGTTTCTGGTATAGAATATAAATTTAAAAATGGTTTTTTTATACAAGCTCGATATAGTTATGGTTTCTCAGAAATTATCGATGATTCAGAAATACACAATTCTGTGTTATCAGCTGGTGTCGGATTTATGTTTTATTAA
- a CDS encoding porin family protein → MKKTILFFSIILCSATTIAQDSDKQIQLGVRGGVNFTTITGDDFESPKSRTSFYAGLVAESFISDRFSLQGEAFYSGQGFDIEETLLTPKAEFQIDYIQVPILAKIYLIEGLNIHAGPQFGFKINEEVDTDPTGDGGDFNTDQIKDFDFQLAAGAEFKLTNGFFIQARYTYGFSEIVEDTDAHNSVFSTGIGFMF, encoded by the coding sequence ATGAAAAAAACAATTCTATTTTTTAGTATTATTTTATGTAGTGCTACTACCATAGCGCAGGATTCTGACAAACAAATACAATTAGGAGTTCGCGGAGGAGTTAACTTTACTACTATAACAGGTGATGATTTCGAAAGTCCTAAATCTCGAACCAGTTTTTATGCAGGCTTGGTTGCAGAAAGCTTTATCTCTGATAGGTTTTCTTTACAAGGAGAGGCATTTTATTCTGGGCAGGGATTTGATATTGAAGAAACACTACTCACTCCAAAGGCAGAATTTCAGATTGATTATATCCAAGTTCCTATTCTGGCCAAAATTTATCTAATTGAAGGGTTAAACATACACGCAGGGCCACAGTTTGGTTTTAAGATCAATGAAGAGGTGGATACTGACCCTACAGGAGATGGTGGTGATTTCAACACTGATCAAATCAAAGATTTTGATTTTCAACTAGCCGCAGGAGCAGAGTTTAAATTAACTAATGGATTTTTTATTCAGGCAAGATACACTTACGGGTTTTCTGAGATAGTTGAAGATACTGATGCGCATAATTCAGTATTCTCTACTGGTATTGGATTTATGTTTTAG
- the cls gene encoding cardiolipin synthase: MIIIISLYCILTILSILHIILYGSRPIKSLSWLLIVLIFPFIGIVLYIVFGINRRRLKFFKLKQTVRRRLYDNTYRGKSVKEQQVHFKNKKNQKLSKLLRSSSNFVAQPANEVVVLQNGKETFDTIFEALQKAEKFIHLQYYIFEEGELFDKLYSLLKEKLKNNVEVRILYDAIGSYALRKKAIKKLKDIGANVYPIMPLHFGSFLFTLNYRNHRKIIIIDGRIGFTGGVNISDKYISPKSELGIWDDTHLYLNGPAVDSLHRVFIKDYYFASNEELLLTNNYLPEIEKQGDVVVQIVAGGPDADHPSIMQQYITMINLAEEYIYISNPYFIPNNAMLEALRIAALSGVNIKLLVPKKSDSWLAKYSMLSFFEELLFLGIEIYQQKDDFLHSKVIIMDGEIASVGSGNFDHRSFEHNFETNALIYDSQIAESICTDFIADCKESVLLNYETYKKRSLKRKLSEGIARFFSPLL, translated from the coding sequence ATGATCATTATAATTAGCCTATATTGTATTCTAACTATACTATCAATTTTACACATCATTCTTTACGGTTCAAGACCTATCAAATCATTAAGCTGGCTTCTAATTGTCCTTATCTTCCCTTTTATTGGGATAGTGTTATACATTGTTTTTGGTATCAATCGCAGAAGGTTAAAGTTCTTCAAATTAAAACAAACCGTAAGAAGACGTTTATATGACAATACGTATCGAGGCAAATCTGTAAAAGAGCAACAGGTTCACTTTAAAAATAAGAAAAACCAAAAACTATCAAAATTATTACGAAGTAGCTCCAATTTTGTTGCTCAACCTGCAAATGAAGTCGTTGTATTACAGAATGGAAAGGAAACTTTTGATACTATTTTTGAAGCTTTACAAAAAGCAGAGAAATTTATACATCTACAATACTATATTTTTGAAGAAGGAGAATTATTTGATAAACTATACTCTCTATTAAAAGAAAAACTAAAAAATAATGTCGAAGTAAGAATTCTATATGATGCCATAGGTAGCTACGCTCTTCGTAAAAAAGCTATTAAAAAACTTAAAGATATAGGGGCAAATGTATATCCAATAATGCCATTACATTTTGGAAGTTTTTTATTTACTTTAAATTATCGAAATCATAGAAAAATTATCATTATAGATGGTAGAATTGGCTTTACTGGAGGTGTTAACATCTCGGACAAATATATTAGCCCTAAATCAGAACTAGGCATTTGGGATGATACACATTTGTATTTAAATGGTCCGGCCGTAGATAGCCTACATCGAGTATTTATAAAAGATTATTATTTCGCAAGTAACGAAGAGTTATTACTAACCAATAATTACCTCCCCGAAATTGAAAAACAAGGAGATGTAGTGGTACAGATTGTAGCTGGTGGACCTGATGCAGACCATCCCTCGATTATGCAGCAATACATTACGATGATTAATCTCGCAGAGGAATACATTTATATTTCTAACCCTTATTTTATTCCAAACAATGCGATGCTAGAAGCCCTTAGAATAGCAGCACTAAGTGGAGTAAACATTAAATTATTAGTGCCAAAAAAATCAGACTCCTGGTTAGCAAAATATAGTATGCTATCATTTTTTGAAGAATTATTGTTTTTAGGGATCGAAATCTACCAACAAAAAGATGATTTCTTGCACAGTAAAGTAATTATTATGGATGGTGAAATTGCATCGGTGGGTTCGGGAAATTTTGATCATCGAAGTTTTGAGCATAATTTTGAAACCAATGCTTTAATTTATGATTCCCAAATCGCAGAAAGTATCTGCACAGACTTTATTGCTGATTGTAAAGAGAGTGTTTTATTAAATTATGAAACCTATAAAAAAAGATCATTAAAACGAAAACTATCCGAGGGTATCGCACGTTTTTTTAGCCCTTTATTATAA
- a CDS encoding DUF1328 domain-containing protein, with translation MLRYTIIFVILAIVAGVFGFGGIAAGAASIAKILFFIFIVLFILSLIFGKRFKA, from the coding sequence ATGTTACGTTACACTATTATCTTTGTTATTCTAGCTATTGTTGCAGGAGTATTTGGTTTTGGTGGTATTGCAGCAGGAGCTGCCAGTATTGCTAAAATTTTATTTTTCATATTTATAGTACTATTTATTTTATCTCTCATATTTGGTAAAAGATTCAAAGCATAA
- a CDS encoding AraC family transcriptional regulator: MKKKIKVQDCLVKNVVIDLANSLGIDYENSNHEYCVRLPEEYGSGYMKSYQFDFGVGIVETDYLLKKEFNYQLEKGIIHPLKIMFNRESGFYHKFENNEEFHEVRRLENVMISSTSKNNHVFKTPANTPICIFSIEINRKLFEEKIELFLPNMNEDLIELFRDVNGINQFYYKNYYSLEISKFISEFTECELTGFMRQVYLEGKAYEILTHQLQQYLDDLNEPDKRLILRQATIESIEDAVSIIREEIDSIGNIVDIAKRVGLNQNTLQNGFKQLYKTSVNEYIKNYRIDTAKDLLESSNLNITEITYKVGINSRSYFTKLFKKRFGVTPKQYLNQVRNKKNNTRSA, encoded by the coding sequence ATGAAGAAAAAAATCAAAGTACAGGATTGTCTTGTGAAAAATGTAGTTATTGATTTGGCTAATAGTCTAGGTATAGATTATGAAAATTCTAACCACGAATATTGTGTAAGACTACCAGAGGAATATGGTTCGGGATATATGAAATCTTATCAGTTTGATTTTGGAGTTGGTATTGTCGAAACGGATTATTTGCTAAAAAAAGAGTTTAATTATCAATTGGAGAAAGGAATTATTCATCCTTTAAAAATTATGTTCAATCGGGAATCTGGTTTTTATCATAAGTTTGAAAATAACGAAGAATTTCACGAGGTGCGTAGGCTTGAGAATGTAATGATTTCTAGTACTTCTAAAAACAATCACGTTTTTAAAACTCCAGCTAATACCCCTATTTGTATTTTTAGTATTGAAATCAATAGAAAACTATTTGAAGAAAAAATAGAGTTATTTTTACCTAATATGAATGAGGATCTTATTGAATTGTTCAGAGATGTAAATGGGATCAATCAATTTTACTATAAGAATTATTATAGTCTTGAGATTTCTAAATTTATTTCAGAATTCACAGAATGTGAGTTGACTGGTTTTATGCGGCAAGTATACCTCGAAGGTAAGGCTTATGAGATATTAACTCATCAACTACAACAGTACCTTGATGACCTTAACGAACCAGATAAAAGATTGATTCTACGGCAAGCTACTATTGAGAGTATAGAAGATGCTGTATCTATAATTAGAGAAGAGATTGACAGTATTGGTAATATAGTAGATATTGCAAAACGCGTGGGGCTGAATCAAAACACATTGCAAAATGGCTTTAAACAACTCTATAAAACATCGGTAAATGAATATATTAAAAACTATAGAATAGATACCGCTAAGGACTTACTTGAATCTTCGAACCTTAACATTACCGAGATTACTTACAAAGTAGGGATCAACTCCAGAAGTTATTTTACTAAATTATTTAAGAAACGTTTTGGAGTTACTCCAAAACAATACTTAAATCAAGTACGAAATAAAAAAAATAATACCAGATCAGCATAA
- a CDS encoding AraC family transcriptional regulator, with product MQKIEIHSIDGAEILEQLNIHLKGELTDQWGEYVLEFDNELGKGIVRSIAFDWGVSLVDYDVSFVQDTKIVFTIEKSNPIEFIFISEGKLDYTNNTGEKPYTFERYQNIIISTNKFSKETYVFSKTTAIKVNFIYVLPGEYTKKKNNNLSYLSKSLFSAFKEENEISPYKHYGNYNLKIADQVKQLQESYESGIVRTLSIEGQLNLILAMQMLEHNNYENGLALPESLSKEDIKKIHNLSGYIIDNISESLSVQSLATKVSLSPKKLQLGFRVLYSKSVNEYIRQLKLEISRDFIKNTDDSISEIVYNIGFKSRSYFSKIFFARYGILPTDYRKKIKTK from the coding sequence ATGCAAAAAATTGAGATACATAGCATAGATGGTGCAGAGATTTTAGAACAATTAAATATTCATTTGAAAGGTGAATTAACCGATCAATGGGGAGAATATGTTTTAGAGTTTGATAATGAACTAGGAAAAGGAATTGTACGCAGTATTGCCTTTGATTGGGGAGTTTCTTTGGTTGACTATGATGTTAGTTTTGTTCAAGATACTAAAATTGTATTCACTATTGAAAAATCCAATCCCATAGAATTCATTTTTATATCTGAAGGTAAACTCGATTATACGAATAATACAGGGGAAAAACCATATACTTTTGAACGCTATCAAAATATAATAATATCTACTAATAAATTCTCTAAAGAGACTTATGTTTTTTCAAAAACCACAGCTATCAAGGTTAATTTTATTTATGTCTTACCAGGTGAGTATACCAAAAAAAAGAATAATAATTTATCATATCTAAGCAAGAGTTTATTTTCTGCTTTTAAGGAAGAAAATGAAATATCACCATATAAACATTATGGTAATTATAATCTAAAGATAGCCGATCAAGTTAAACAATTACAGGAAAGTTATGAAAGTGGTATTGTACGTACACTTTCGATCGAGGGGCAACTCAATTTGATTTTAGCAATGCAGATGCTGGAACATAATAACTATGAAAATGGTTTAGCATTGCCAGAGTCACTTTCAAAAGAAGATATCAAAAAGATTCATAACTTATCAGGATATATTATTGATAACATATCAGAATCATTATCAGTACAATCTTTGGCAACAAAAGTAAGTTTGAGCCCTAAGAAATTACAGCTTGGATTTAGAGTTCTATATTCTAAATCGGTAAATGAATACATAAGGCAATTAAAACTAGAAATATCTAGAGACTTCATAAAAAATACTGATGATTCTATTTCTGAAATAGTATATAATATAGGTTTTAAAAGCAGAAGTTACTTCTCTAAGATTTTTTTTGCACGATATGGAATTCTACCCACAGATTACAGAAAGAAGATCAAAACAAAGTAA